A genomic window from Microbacterium sp. H1-D42 includes:
- a CDS encoding SDR family oxidoreductase, whose amino-acid sequence MNALFDLSGRTAVVTGASRGIGFAMATALADAGADIIGVSTTLPATGSAIESAVRERGRRFRAMACDLSDAEAVAELGHKLNEAQPDILVNNAGTILRAPAAEHPMEWFERVVQVNLTSQFALAQAVGSGMLQRGHGKIIFTASLLSFQGGINVPGYTAAKSGVAGLVKALSNEWAAHGVNVNAIAPGYIATDNTQALQDDPERSSAILGRIPAGRWGQASDIGGATVFLSSAASDYIDGIVLPVDGGWLGR is encoded by the coding sequence ATGAACGCGCTATTCGATCTGTCCGGCCGCACCGCCGTCGTCACCGGAGCCAGCCGCGGCATCGGCTTCGCGATGGCAACCGCTCTCGCCGACGCCGGTGCGGACATCATCGGCGTCAGCACCACGCTGCCCGCTACGGGAAGTGCCATCGAGAGCGCCGTCCGAGAGCGCGGGCGACGATTCCGCGCGATGGCCTGCGACCTGTCGGATGCCGAAGCAGTGGCCGAACTGGGACACAAGCTGAACGAGGCGCAGCCAGACATCCTGGTCAACAACGCCGGCACGATCCTGCGCGCACCGGCTGCCGAGCACCCGATGGAGTGGTTCGAGCGCGTCGTGCAGGTGAACCTCACGAGTCAGTTCGCGCTGGCGCAGGCTGTCGGGTCAGGGATGCTGCAGCGTGGCCACGGCAAGATCATCTTCACCGCGTCGCTGCTGAGCTTCCAGGGCGGCATCAACGTCCCCGGGTACACCGCGGCCAAGTCGGGCGTCGCCGGACTCGTCAAGGCGCTCTCGAACGAATGGGCTGCACACGGGGTCAACGTCAACGCGATCGCCCCTGGCTACATCGCGACCGACAACACCCAGGCGCTGCAGGATGATCCGGAGCGCAGCTCCGCGATCCTCGGCCGCATTCCCGCGGGCCGGTGGGGCCAGGCATCCGACATCGGCGGAGCCACCGTGTTCCTGTCATCGGCAGCATCCGACTACATCGACGGGATCGTTCTCCCTGTCGACGGCGGCTGGCTGGGACGCTGA
- a CDS encoding M15 family metallopeptidase, with protein sequence MSAVLSRHAARESLAVRIAVPAGVLFTAMASLATLLGIPPSEASERAALPAPAAAMALPTVEVVAEPAMDPCVDDAVVTALAAGDDAATVQAFGGGAEFQAAVVSGNAPCISLDDPHRTWVVVNKQRPLQPEHYAPASLAAIGLQATSRSNELRPEATAALEVMAAAAAEAGAGTIGINNGYRSFDVQTRTYGSHVRNKGQEGADAVSARPGFSEHQSGLAFDLIACSSRCGSHEVFGDTSQGSWVAENAWRHGFIVRYESGKTGTTGYAPEPWHIRYIGEQLAAAYHEGGFHSLEEFFGLPAAPDYVH encoded by the coding sequence GTGAGCGCTGTGCTGTCCCGACATGCCGCGCGTGAGTCGCTCGCCGTGCGGATCGCTGTGCCCGCCGGCGTGCTCTTCACCGCGATGGCATCGTTGGCGACCCTGCTCGGCATACCGCCGTCCGAAGCATCCGAACGCGCTGCCCTGCCCGCGCCTGCGGCTGCCATGGCACTGCCGACGGTCGAGGTGGTCGCCGAGCCCGCGATGGACCCGTGCGTGGACGATGCGGTCGTGACCGCGCTCGCCGCGGGGGACGACGCGGCGACCGTGCAGGCTTTCGGCGGAGGCGCCGAGTTCCAGGCGGCCGTCGTCAGCGGCAACGCTCCCTGCATCTCGCTGGATGACCCGCACCGCACCTGGGTCGTCGTGAACAAGCAGCGCCCTCTGCAGCCCGAGCACTACGCGCCGGCATCCCTCGCCGCCATCGGCCTGCAGGCGACGTCCCGCTCGAACGAACTCCGCCCCGAGGCGACCGCCGCCCTCGAGGTGATGGCAGCGGCAGCAGCCGAGGCGGGGGCCGGAACGATCGGCATCAACAACGGCTACCGCTCCTTCGACGTGCAGACGCGCACATATGGCTCGCACGTGCGCAACAAGGGACAGGAGGGGGCGGATGCCGTCTCTGCGCGTCCCGGCTTCAGCGAGCACCAGAGCGGGCTCGCGTTCGACCTCATCGCCTGCTCGTCGCGGTGCGGCAGTCATGAGGTCTTCGGCGACACCAGTCAAGGGTCCTGGGTGGCGGAGAACGCCTGGCGGCACGGTTTCATCGTGCGATACGAGAGTGGTAAGACGGGCACAACCGGCTACGCGCCGGAGCCCTGGCACATCCGCTACATCGGCGAGCAGCTGGCCGCGGCGTATCACGAAGGCGGCTTCCACTCGCTGGAGGAGTTCTTCGGGCTGCCGGCTGCGCCCGATTACGTGCACTGA
- a CDS encoding acyl-CoA dehydrogenase family protein, with the protein MERDIYEEDHDAFRDLVKDFVKRHVSNESIEQWEAAGEIDRATMLAAGEAGIIGLSVPEEFGGAGMLQDYRFRTIVMEEVIASGAGSLAGAFGIQDDLAVPYLVHMGTPEQKAKWLPRMATGEVLGALAMTDPGAGSDLRGIKTNAKNVDGGYIVNGAKTFISSGTTADIVVTFVKTGEGTRPDAFSLLILEKGMAGFDQGKKLKKMGFHGWDTAELSFTDVFVPDENLISGKEGMGFIQLMMNLPLERLSIGVAAAAAAEAATNWTIEYTKDREAFGERIADFQNTRFQLADMVTTTEVMWAYVDRALLAYKDGKLSAEDAAKVKYWATEREWELLDIGVQLHGGYGYIMEYPIARAFTDARVHRIYGGTNEIMRDLVGRQIVGKR; encoded by the coding sequence ATGGAACGCGACATCTACGAAGAGGACCACGACGCCTTCCGCGATCTGGTCAAGGACTTCGTCAAGCGACACGTCTCGAACGAGTCGATCGAGCAGTGGGAAGCTGCCGGCGAGATCGACCGCGCGACCATGCTCGCCGCGGGCGAGGCCGGCATCATCGGACTCTCGGTCCCCGAGGAGTTCGGCGGCGCCGGAATGCTGCAGGACTACCGCTTCCGCACCATCGTGATGGAAGAGGTCATCGCCTCGGGTGCAGGCTCGCTCGCTGGCGCCTTCGGCATCCAGGACGACCTGGCGGTGCCGTACCTCGTGCACATGGGAACCCCTGAGCAGAAGGCGAAGTGGCTGCCCCGCATGGCCACCGGCGAGGTGCTCGGTGCGCTCGCGATGACCGACCCGGGCGCCGGATCCGATCTGCGCGGCATCAAGACCAATGCCAAGAACGTCGACGGCGGCTACATCGTCAACGGCGCCAAGACGTTCATCTCGTCCGGCACGACCGCCGACATCGTGGTCACCTTCGTCAAGACGGGCGAGGGCACCCGCCCCGACGCGTTCAGCCTGCTGATCCTCGAGAAGGGCATGGCGGGGTTCGACCAGGGCAAGAAGCTCAAGAAGATGGGCTTCCACGGCTGGGACACCGCCGAGCTCAGCTTCACCGACGTGTTCGTCCCCGACGAGAACCTGATCAGTGGCAAGGAGGGCATGGGCTTCATCCAGCTGATGATGAACCTGCCGCTCGAGCGCCTGTCGATCGGTGTCGCCGCGGCCGCTGCCGCCGAGGCTGCGACCAACTGGACCATCGAGTACACCAAGGACCGCGAGGCGTTCGGCGAGCGGATCGCCGACTTCCAGAACACCCGCTTCCAGCTCGCCGACATGGTCACGACCACAGAGGTGATGTGGGCGTACGTCGACCGCGCGCTGCTCGCGTACAAGGACGGCAAGCTGTCGGCTGAGGACGCGGCGAAGGTCAAGTACTGGGCGACCGAGCGTGAGTGGGAGCTTCTCGACATCGGCGTGCAGCTGCACGGCGGCTACGGCTACATCATGGAGTACCCGATCGCCCGCGCCTTCACCGACGCCCGCGTGCACCGCATCTACGGCGGCACCAACGAGATCATGCGCGACCTCGTCGGTCGCCAGATCGTCGGCAAGCGCTGA
- a CDS encoding alcohol dehydrogenase catalytic domain-containing protein, with the protein MLTATYAGDRTIEIREAASEPPKAGEVQIAVAYAGLCGTDLHILHGNMDARVQTPLVFGHEMSGTIAALGDGVTGRQVGDKVTVMPLDWDDTCPACVAGNQHICQNLNFIGIDSPGALQPLWNVPADVLVTVPAEVPLAHAALVEPVAVAVHDVRRSDLAAGDKAVVIGGGPIGTLIAVVARHTGAEVVVIEIDPERRAQASALGFSTVDPAAVDQVAWVEEWTNGAGADVVFEVSGAAAAVRGMTALAKVRGTIVVVAIHAAPREVDLQRVFWRELRLLGARVYQRTDFEAAVALIADGIIPTDLVITGVVPLAETAQAFATLESGRAMKVLVDVQAGQR; encoded by the coding sequence ATGTTGACGGCCACCTACGCGGGCGACCGCACGATCGAGATCCGCGAGGCTGCGTCCGAGCCGCCGAAGGCCGGCGAGGTGCAGATCGCGGTGGCGTACGCCGGGCTGTGCGGCACCGACCTGCACATCCTGCACGGCAACATGGATGCCAGGGTGCAGACACCGCTGGTCTTCGGGCATGAGATGAGCGGCACGATCGCCGCCCTGGGTGACGGCGTGACCGGTCGACAGGTCGGCGACAAAGTCACCGTGATGCCGCTGGACTGGGACGACACCTGCCCCGCCTGCGTCGCGGGCAATCAGCACATCTGCCAGAACCTGAACTTCATCGGAATCGACTCCCCCGGCGCACTGCAGCCGCTGTGGAACGTGCCGGCCGACGTGCTGGTGACGGTACCCGCCGAGGTTCCACTCGCGCACGCGGCGCTCGTCGAGCCTGTCGCTGTCGCCGTCCACGACGTGCGCCGATCGGACTTGGCCGCCGGCGACAAGGCAGTGGTGATCGGCGGCGGGCCGATCGGCACGCTGATCGCCGTCGTCGCCCGCCACACCGGGGCGGAGGTGGTCGTCATCGAGATCGATCCGGAGCGCCGCGCTCAGGCATCGGCACTGGGGTTCTCCACCGTCGATCCTGCCGCGGTCGATCAGGTCGCCTGGGTCGAGGAGTGGACGAACGGCGCCGGGGCGGATGTCGTGTTCGAGGTCTCCGGAGCGGCAGCAGCCGTGCGCGGAATGACCGCACTCGCGAAGGTGCGCGGAACGATCGTGGTCGTCGCGATCCACGCCGCGCCGCGCGAGGTGGATCTGCAGCGGGTGTTCTGGCGGGAGCTGCGTCTGCTCGGCGCGCGCGTCTACCAGCGGACCGACTTCGAGGCTGCCGTCGCACTGATCGCAGACGGAATCATCCCCACTGATCTGGTCATCACCGGCGTCGTGCCGCTTGCTGAGACGGCGCAGGCTTTCGCGACGCTCGAGAGCGGCCGCGCCATGAAGGTTCTCGTCGACGTGCAGGCAGGACAGCGATGA
- a CDS encoding energy-coupling factor transporter transmembrane component T, translated as MTGFPATTPGPVPTGPVPTGPVSTNTVPTPIDPFAAPVAAPSHFLHHLNPLTKIAAVVPAMVLLVAVRDFATPLAFIALSYVLLLVGARLTRGVAALLFLAVPAGIALLTFGFSIWIDDALVAGTPPVLQIGDWVLYQGAVAIGLATALRLCAILALALIGGLTTSGPDLVRASVQQLRVPYRIGYTALAAYRFVPRFGYELSIIRAAHRVRGHGASGRWGGRGPIASLVRGWGYIVPLLASGIRHAERVALSMDARAFGAHSTRTERHLVPWRVRDTVFLVLMLAASATLFIATWPWQPA; from the coding sequence ATGACCGGCTTCCCCGCCACGACTCCCGGCCCCGTCCCAACAGGACCGGTCCCCACGGGGCCGGTGTCGACCAACACCGTCCCCACGCCGATCGACCCGTTCGCCGCCCCGGTCGCTGCGCCATCGCACTTTCTGCACCATCTCAACCCGTTGACGAAGATCGCCGCGGTTGTTCCGGCGATGGTGCTGCTGGTGGCCGTGCGCGACTTCGCCACTCCGCTGGCGTTCATCGCCCTGTCGTACGTGCTGCTGCTCGTGGGCGCTCGCCTGACCCGTGGTGTCGCCGCGCTGCTGTTCCTCGCCGTGCCGGCCGGCATCGCACTGCTCACTTTCGGCTTCTCCATCTGGATCGACGACGCACTCGTCGCAGGCACACCGCCGGTACTGCAGATCGGCGACTGGGTGCTCTACCAGGGGGCCGTGGCGATCGGGCTGGCGACGGCGCTGCGGCTGTGCGCGATCCTCGCTTTGGCGCTGATCGGCGGCCTGACCACCAGCGGTCCTGATCTCGTGCGCGCCAGCGTGCAGCAGCTGCGCGTGCCGTACCGCATCGGATACACCGCGCTGGCCGCGTACCGCTTCGTCCCCCGCTTCGGCTACGAGCTGTCGATCATCCGCGCCGCGCACCGGGTGCGCGGCCACGGTGCCAGCGGACGCTGGGGCGGACGTGGACCGATCGCCAGCCTGGTGCGCGGCTGGGGGTACATCGTGCCGCTGCTGGCGTCCGGCATCCGACATGCCGAGCGCGTCGCGCTGTCGATGGATGCCCGCGCCTTCGGCGCCCACTCGACCCGCACTGAGCGGCACCTGGTGCCGTGGCGCGTCCGCGACACGGTGTTCCTGGTGCTCATGCTCGCAGCATCCGCCACCCTGTTCATCGCCACCTGGCCCTGGCAGCCGGCCTGA
- a CDS encoding siderophore-interacting protein, which translates to MSIGKIVKPASADLLHLTVLRTARLSPGWMRVTLGGGDVDRFAPMGYDQWMRLFLPIGGEAALDRVPAKANKVFGYLRFLRIPDGERPVMRNYSVRAHRAATAGAGAEIDVDFVLHGSAAEGTSGPAARWAETCSPGEHVLVIDEGLGFNPARGVQRVVLVGDETALPAIASISASLPATAVGAVIVESPSAADALDFPHPPGLEVRWIVRSDADAPGVLALSALRALELPAEPFHAWISGEQALASGARKLLVNERGVDRDRVSFAGYWRIGAASPASHAARDAAARPAA; encoded by the coding sequence ATGTCCATCGGCAAGATCGTGAAGCCCGCCTCGGCCGACCTGCTCCACCTGACGGTGCTGCGCACCGCGCGGCTGTCGCCCGGATGGATGCGGGTGACTCTCGGCGGCGGCGATGTCGATCGGTTCGCGCCGATGGGCTACGACCAGTGGATGCGACTGTTCCTGCCGATCGGCGGCGAGGCCGCACTCGACCGCGTGCCGGCGAAGGCGAACAAGGTGTTCGGATACCTGCGGTTCCTGCGCATCCCCGACGGCGAGCGCCCGGTCATGCGCAACTACTCGGTGCGCGCGCACCGCGCGGCCACCGCGGGTGCGGGCGCTGAGATCGACGTGGACTTCGTGCTGCACGGCTCGGCCGCAGAGGGCACTTCTGGTCCGGCGGCGCGCTGGGCTGAGACCTGCTCGCCAGGCGAGCACGTGCTCGTGATCGATGAGGGGCTGGGCTTCAATCCGGCGCGTGGCGTGCAGCGAGTGGTGCTGGTGGGCGACGAGACGGCACTGCCGGCGATCGCGTCGATCAGCGCGTCGCTGCCGGCTACTGCGGTCGGGGCCGTGATCGTCGAGTCGCCGAGCGCGGCGGATGCGCTCGACTTCCCACATCCGCCCGGCCTTGAGGTGCGGTGGATCGTGAGGTCGGATGCTGATGCTCCTGGCGTCCTCGCTCTTTCGGCGCTGCGCGCGCTCGAGCTTCCGGCAGAGCCGTTCCATGCATGGATCAGCGGCGAGCAGGCCCTGGCATCCGGTGCGCGAAAGCTGCTAGTGAACGAGCGCGGCGTCGACCGCGATCGGGTGAGCTTCGCGGGCTACTGGCGGATCGGGGCCGCGTCGCCGGCATCCCACGCCGCGCGTGACGCGGCTGCACGTCCTGCGGCCTGA
- a CDS encoding extracellular solute-binding protein, protein MAGLSKVSGRRILTAAVAALVATGALAGCSSGAGGDEGDSGEKNLIMYNDNPQWTKGFEAAGETIRKETGYGIKTQSLPTTENYTQTVLAALPTKKSGDLIKWWSGKMLQGLAATGQLADLTAEWDEAVAAGNLNDALRPYFSLDGKVYAMPLNQSSWVTYYSKKAFADAGITETPKTWDEYETAVEKLGEAGQLMCSGQTGWETFVPFQQIVGSKSTQLYTDITENKAKFTDPDVKDSMKVWKNWIDSGWVTPPDTKFADCPAMMKAGKVGLINMATWYNGFFGEAGLTDADYGAFLTPAMTDGEPPVVVADTAGIAVPKNAPNLDAAKKSLVAWMNTDVQQPWAEYTGDFSANPNVTSDDPVLGSILSQIEEQSPVYINRYYESLPPKLVQSSIATFGGFIVNPDIDATLTELDRQAKQEWAAWDENPSIG, encoded by the coding sequence ATGGCAGGACTCAGCAAAGTTTCAGGCCGCAGGATTCTGACGGCCGCGGTCGCAGCGCTCGTCGCAACAGGCGCGCTCGCAGGCTGCTCGAGCGGCGCAGGGGGTGATGAGGGCGACTCCGGTGAGAAGAACCTCATCATGTACAACGACAACCCGCAATGGACCAAGGGGTTCGAGGCCGCGGGCGAGACCATTCGCAAGGAGACCGGCTACGGCATCAAGACGCAGTCGCTGCCGACCACTGAGAACTACACGCAGACGGTGCTCGCCGCCCTGCCGACCAAGAAGTCGGGCGACCTCATCAAGTGGTGGAGCGGAAAGATGCTGCAGGGCCTGGCGGCCACCGGCCAGCTCGCAGACCTCACAGCGGAATGGGACGAGGCTGTAGCCGCCGGAAATCTCAACGATGCCCTGCGTCCGTACTTCTCCCTGGACGGCAAGGTCTATGCCATGCCGCTCAACCAGTCATCATGGGTGACCTACTACAGCAAGAAGGCCTTCGCCGATGCGGGCATCACGGAGACGCCCAAGACCTGGGATGAGTACGAGACCGCGGTCGAGAAGCTCGGCGAAGCCGGGCAGCTGATGTGCAGCGGACAGACCGGATGGGAGACATTCGTCCCCTTCCAGCAGATCGTCGGCTCGAAATCCACGCAGCTCTACACCGACATCACCGAGAACAAGGCGAAGTTCACGGATCCGGATGTGAAGGACAGCATGAAGGTCTGGAAGAACTGGATCGACAGCGGCTGGGTGACCCCGCCTGACACCAAGTTCGCGGACTGCCCGGCGATGATGAAGGCGGGCAAGGTCGGACTGATCAACATGGCGACCTGGTACAACGGGTTCTTCGGCGAAGCCGGCCTGACCGACGCCGACTACGGTGCATTCCTCACCCCCGCGATGACCGATGGCGAACCGCCTGTGGTCGTCGCCGACACGGCCGGAATCGCCGTGCCGAAGAACGCCCCGAACCTCGACGCTGCCAAGAAGTCTCTCGTGGCCTGGATGAACACTGACGTCCAGCAGCCGTGGGCCGAATACACGGGTGACTTCTCCGCCAACCCGAACGTCACCTCCGACGACCCTGTGCTCGGCAGCATCCTCTCGCAGATCGAAGAGCAGTCGCCGGTGTACATCAACCGGTACTACGAGTCGCTTCCGCCGAAGCTGGTGCAGTCGAGCATCGCGACGTTCGGAGGGTTCATCGTCAACCCCGACATCGACGCGACGCTGACCGAGCTCGATCGTCAGGCGAAGCAGGAATGGGCGGCCTGGGACGAGAATCCCTCGATCGGCTGA
- a CDS encoding carbohydrate ABC transporter permease, with the protein MNRLRPGILARNTIVILLALIWAVPTYLVIVNAMTPVTSYTGSPVWWPSGFALFENLATGWEAGSFTAPFLNSLLYATLGAGIAVILAAIAAFGLVIMPTKHKRLWFWLIYAGTLLPLQVFALPLYQAGVATELYDTKMILIIVYVALCIPFGFFVTRNFMVTLPPEIGQAAKIDGAGWWRMFVSIYLPLVRPAMVAAFVFQFIFIWNELFFGISLTISIENQPVMAAVATMQTQGSALSQPAILATALIVSLPAVLVFLFFQRFFVAGLTTNL; encoded by the coding sequence ATGAACAGACTGCGTCCTGGCATCCTGGCCCGCAACACGATCGTCATCCTCCTTGCGCTGATCTGGGCGGTCCCGACCTACCTCGTCATCGTGAATGCGATGACTCCGGTCACGTCATACACCGGCAGTCCGGTGTGGTGGCCATCCGGATTCGCGCTCTTCGAGAACCTCGCCACCGGGTGGGAGGCCGGGTCTTTCACGGCGCCATTCCTGAACAGCCTGCTCTACGCCACGCTGGGAGCCGGCATCGCCGTCATACTTGCGGCGATCGCAGCCTTCGGCCTCGTCATCATGCCCACCAAGCACAAGCGGCTGTGGTTCTGGCTGATCTACGCCGGCACCCTGCTGCCGCTGCAGGTCTTCGCCTTGCCGCTGTACCAGGCAGGTGTCGCCACCGAGCTCTACGACACCAAGATGATCCTCATCATCGTCTACGTCGCGTTGTGCATCCCGTTCGGGTTCTTCGTCACCCGCAACTTCATGGTCACGCTGCCCCCAGAGATCGGCCAGGCGGCCAAGATCGACGGTGCGGGATGGTGGCGCATGTTCGTGTCCATCTACCTTCCGCTGGTCCGCCCGGCGATGGTGGCGGCGTTCGTGTTCCAGTTCATCTTCATCTGGAACGAGCTCTTCTTCGGCATCTCGCTCACGATCAGCATCGAGAACCAGCCCGTCATGGCGGCCGTCGCCACCATGCAGACCCAGGGGAGCGCGCTCTCGCAGCCCGCGATTCTGGCGACAGCGCTCATCGTGTCGCTGCCTGCGGTGCTCGTCTTCCTCTTCTTCCAGCGATTCTTCGTCGCGGGACTCACCACCAACCTCTAG
- a CDS encoding energy-coupling factor transporter ATPase, translating to MRDLSVTHAGATHPSPHAASFDVSAGEVVLVLGPSGSGKSTLTLALNGLIPQSVAAEIAGTVHVGEMDARTTPVAELSRQVSMVFQDPDSQLVTGTVLDEVAFALENLLLPVPEILTRSEQALRRVDLWHKRAWNPDLLSGGGRQRLAIACALAMRSRVIVLDEPTANLDPQGIDDVYDALTELVQDADRAIVLVEHNLDAAMRFATRAIVLDHDGRIVFDGPAGDTIRQHADELLALGVWLPSSTLAALRLRAAGLEIETLPITPEEFAALPDIVRPTPHRMPMADAPSAITVRDLAVLKRREPVLAVPSLEIPQGSFTAIVGANGAGKTTLIQALAGVVPPPRRTVMIGDLDAGRAAPRQLAARVGFVFQNPEHQFIAGTVRDELAHGLRMQRVPAAEIEQRVDEMLSRFGLSHKADVHPFLLSGGEKRRLSVGTALISRPQVLALDEPTFGQDRARAAELLSLLKDLQHDGTTILIVTHDLQLVAEYSTHTVILRDGALHAVGATSALLADEAVFVSAGLRLPPMLRILAGGSVA from the coding sequence GTGCGCGACCTCAGCGTCACCCACGCGGGTGCGACGCACCCCTCTCCGCACGCCGCGTCCTTCGACGTCAGCGCGGGCGAAGTCGTGCTCGTGCTAGGCCCCAGCGGCTCCGGCAAGTCGACGCTCACCCTCGCCCTCAACGGGCTCATCCCGCAGTCCGTCGCCGCCGAGATCGCGGGCACGGTGCACGTCGGCGAGATGGATGCCCGTACGACACCCGTCGCCGAGCTGAGCCGACAGGTGTCCATGGTGTTCCAGGACCCCGACTCGCAGCTGGTCACCGGCACCGTGCTCGACGAAGTCGCCTTCGCGCTCGAGAACCTGCTGCTGCCGGTGCCCGAGATCCTCACCCGATCCGAGCAGGCGCTGCGCCGGGTGGACCTGTGGCACAAACGCGCCTGGAACCCCGATCTGCTCTCCGGCGGAGGCAGGCAACGCCTGGCGATCGCGTGCGCGCTGGCCATGCGGTCGCGCGTGATCGTGCTCGACGAGCCCACCGCGAACCTCGATCCGCAGGGCATCGATGACGTCTACGACGCCCTCACCGAGCTCGTGCAGGACGCCGACCGTGCAATCGTGCTGGTCGAGCACAACCTCGACGCCGCCATGCGCTTCGCGACGAGGGCCATCGTGCTGGACCACGATGGCCGGATCGTCTTCGATGGCCCCGCCGGCGACACGATCCGCCAGCACGCCGACGAGCTGCTCGCGCTCGGCGTGTGGCTGCCGTCGAGCACACTGGCAGCCCTCCGACTGCGCGCGGCCGGCCTCGAGATCGAGACACTCCCCATCACGCCGGAGGAGTTCGCCGCACTGCCAGACATCGTGCGTCCGACGCCGCATCGGATGCCAATGGCCGACGCCCCCAGCGCCATCACGGTCCGCGACCTGGCCGTGCTCAAGCGCCGCGAGCCGGTGCTCGCCGTTCCGTCGCTCGAGATCCCGCAGGGGTCGTTCACGGCGATCGTCGGCGCGAACGGGGCTGGCAAGACGACGCTCATCCAGGCCCTGGCCGGCGTCGTTCCCCCGCCGCGTCGTACGGTCATGATCGGAGACCTGGATGCCGGCCGCGCGGCCCCGAGGCAGCTCGCCGCCCGCGTCGGCTTCGTATTCCAGAACCCGGAGCACCAGTTCATCGCGGGCACCGTGCGCGACGAACTCGCGCACGGTCTGCGCATGCAGCGGGTACCCGCCGCCGAGATCGAGCAGCGGGTCGATGAGATGCTGTCGCGGTTCGGCCTGTCACACAAGGCCGACGTGCACCCGTTCCTGCTGTCGGGCGGCGAGAAGCGTCGCCTGTCCGTCGGCACCGCGCTGATCTCGCGCCCGCAGGTGCTCGCTCTCGATGAGCCGACATTCGGGCAGGACCGCGCTCGCGCTGCTGAGCTGCTGTCGCTGCTGAAGGACCTGCAGCACGACGGCACCACGATCCTCATCGTCACGCACGACCTGCAGCTGGTCGCCGAGTACAGCACGCACACGGTGATCCTCCGCGACGGGGCGCTGCACGCCGTGGGTGCGACGAGCGCCCTGCTCGCTGATGAGGCGGTGTTCGTGTCGGCTGGGCTCCGCCTGCCGCCGATGCTGCGAATACTTGCCGGCGGGAGCGTCGCATGA
- a CDS encoding sugar ABC transporter permease — MGHERRARVAAIPFVGAALAVVGIVLLAPFVYTIYRSFLGNGGSGFVGFDNYVAMFRDPALQRSMINTLMWAIGSLILPVGFGLAIAVMTSAMKLGAVARALVVLPYALAGTVVAIVGNVLLSTAGSLNQFLEFVGLTDPESPIQWLLQWPSNVISVIVFAAWQTTGVNVVLYMVGLQTIPRETVEAAALDGADGWRRFVYVILPQLKATTAVVIGLTITNALRAFDLIWVLTAGGPNRSSETLALSMYRQSFLMLDPAVGSAIAVVLTLIVVVCSWLYLRRQIGQES, encoded by the coding sequence GTGGGCCATGAGCGTCGCGCGCGCGTTGCAGCCATCCCGTTCGTCGGTGCGGCGCTCGCCGTGGTCGGAATCGTGCTGCTGGCACCTTTCGTCTACACGATCTACCGCTCGTTCCTCGGGAACGGGGGCAGCGGGTTCGTCGGATTCGACAACTACGTGGCGATGTTCCGAGACCCGGCGTTGCAGCGGTCGATGATCAACACCCTGATGTGGGCGATCGGCTCTCTGATCCTCCCGGTCGGCTTCGGACTCGCCATCGCAGTGATGACCAGTGCGATGAAACTGGGCGCGGTGGCCAGGGCGCTGGTCGTGCTGCCGTACGCACTGGCGGGCACTGTCGTCGCGATCGTGGGCAACGTGCTGCTCAGCACCGCCGGCTCACTCAACCAGTTCCTGGAGTTCGTCGGTCTCACCGATCCGGAGAGCCCGATCCAGTGGCTGCTGCAGTGGCCGTCGAACGTCATCAGCGTCATCGTGTTCGCCGCGTGGCAGACGACCGGGGTGAACGTCGTGCTCTACATGGTCGGTCTGCAGACCATCCCACGCGAGACCGTCGAGGCCGCGGCGCTCGATGGCGCGGACGGATGGCGGCGCTTCGTCTACGTGATCCTTCCTCAGCTCAAGGCGACCACCGCCGTCGTGATCGGACTCACGATCACCAACGCCCTTCGCGCCTTCGACCTGATCTGGGTGCTGACCGCAGGCGGCCCGAACCGCAGTTCCGAGACTCTCGCGCTCTCGATGTACCGCCAATCGTTCCTCATGCTCGACCCCGCTGTCGGCTCGGCCATCGCGGTGGTGCTCACACTCATCGTCGTCGTGTGCTCCTGGCTGTACCTGCGTCGACAGATCGGACAGGAATCATGA